From the genome of Proteus vulgaris, one region includes:
- a CDS encoding colicin immunity domain-containing protein, whose amino-acid sequence MCSKKVTTELLELIDNLISGNISATKFEDNYIVMWRIYRDFNAQNEIDNNTKTYINRVFTTVDLYCSDPEIRDEYDFDEDNLLEEIIKIKNGWELLKNNK is encoded by the coding sequence ATGTGTTCTAAAAAAGTTACAACTGAATTATTAGAACTAATTGATAATTTAATCTCTGGTAACATATCAGCAACTAAGTTTGAAGATAATTATATTGTTATGTGGAGAATTTATAGAGACTTTAATGCTCAAAATGAAATTGATAATAATACAAAAACATATATTAATCGTGTTTTTACAACTGTTGATCTTTATTGTTCAGATCCAGAAATCAGAGATGAATATGATTTTGATGAAGATAACTTATTAGAAGAAATTATTAAGATAAAAAACGGATGGGAACTACTAAAAAACAATAAATAA